Proteins encoded by one window of Flavobacterium sp. N502540:
- a CDS encoding Na+/H+ antiporter — protein sequence MENITVIIMLLFGVAFLSLVSKKYNFPIPIVLVLCGVVISVIPGLPVIALSPEVVFIIFLPPLLYHAAWYTSWSDFKQTIRPITLAAVGLVLFTTVAVAFAAHMLIDDISWPLAFLLGAIVSPPDAVSATSITKGLGLHPRLIAILEGESLVNDASGLVAYKYALTAITAGNFVLWQAGLNFVIMSVAGIAIGLAVGYIMCYIHRRFVCDEVIEATLTLLTPFASYLIAEHFECSGVLAVVATGLYLSARSGTIFTHESRIMAGTIWSVLTNILNGLIFILIGLQLRQIIAGIGDYSGWSLFVWGSSISLVVILVRFFWVVPATLLPRFLSKRIRLKEEFDYRNMIIFGWSGMRGVVSMAAALALPLMMNKTEEFPLRNLIIYLVFCVILSTLVIQGLTLPWLIKKLKVEPYSILAEEYEIRNTIVSQTISHIEDNFSLLNDDLLHNIKSKYEVKFNRLQKTELPANFFGKGKVLGGEIFNDFTKLQIDLLNIERDKLEWMHKTGSVHEEIFRKIEKELDLEETRLWMEMYEG from the coding sequence ATGGAAAATATTACTGTAATCATTATGTTACTATTTGGAGTCGCTTTTTTGAGTCTCGTTAGTAAAAAATACAATTTTCCAATTCCCATTGTACTGGTACTTTGTGGTGTTGTGATTAGTGTCATCCCCGGACTTCCGGTAATTGCTTTGAGCCCTGAAGTGGTTTTTATTATTTTTTTACCGCCGCTTTTATATCACGCTGCTTGGTACACAAGCTGGTCAGATTTTAAACAAACGATCCGTCCAATTACTTTGGCAGCTGTGGGTTTAGTACTTTTTACAACAGTTGCGGTAGCTTTTGCAGCTCACATGCTCATCGATGATATTTCCTGGCCTTTGGCTTTTCTTTTAGGAGCGATAGTTTCACCGCCGGATGCCGTTTCTGCGACTTCTATTACCAAAGGATTGGGTTTACATCCCAGGTTGATTGCAATTTTGGAAGGCGAAAGTCTGGTGAACGACGCCAGTGGTCTGGTAGCGTACAAATACGCATTAACCGCCATTACAGCCGGTAATTTTGTGTTATGGCAGGCTGGATTAAACTTTGTTATAATGTCGGTAGCAGGAATCGCAATTGGTTTGGCTGTGGGATATATCATGTGTTATATTCACAGGAGATTTGTTTGCGATGAGGTCATTGAAGCCACTTTGACTTTGCTAACGCCTTTTGCCTCTTATTTAATTGCGGAACATTTTGAATGTTCAGGAGTCTTGGCCGTAGTCGCTACCGGACTTTATTTGTCAGCCCGATCCGGAACTATTTTTACGCACGAAAGCCGAATTATGGCAGGAACGATTTGGAGTGTTTTAACGAATATTTTAAATGGTTTGATCTTTATTTTAATTGGACTTCAGCTGCGACAAATTATTGCCGGAATAGGTGATTATTCTGGGTGGTCATTGTTCGTTTGGGGCTCGTCGATAAGTCTAGTGGTAATTTTGGTTCGGTTTTTCTGGGTGGTACCGGCAACTTTGCTGCCAAGATTCCTGAGTAAAAGAATCCGTCTGAAAGAAGAATTTGATTACCGTAACATGATTATTTTCGGATGGTCTGGAATGCGAGGGGTTGTTTCTATGGCGGCGGCACTGGCTTTACCATTAATGATGAATAAAACAGAGGAGTTTCCTTTACGCAACCTCATCATTTATTTGGTATTTTGTGTGATACTTTCCACTTTGGTCATTCAGGGACTTACTTTACCGTGGCTAATTAAAAAACTAAAAGTAGAACCCTATTCAATTCTTGCCGAAGAGTATGAAATCCGAAATACTATTGTTTCGCAGACTATCAGTCACATCGAAGATAACTTTTCGTTACTTAATGATGATTTACTCCACAACATTAAAAGCAAATACGAGGTCAAATTCAATCGTCTTCAAAAAACGGAACTCCCAGCCAATTTCTTCGGAAAAGGAAAGGTTTTAGGAGGGGAGATTTTCAACGATTTTACCAAATTACAAATCGATCTTTTAAACATAGAGCGTGACAAACTCGAATGGATGCATAAAACGGGCTCTGTACACGAAGAGATTTTCAGAAAAATTGAAAAGGAACTGGATTTGGAGGAGACGAGATTGTGGATGGAGATGTATGAAGGGTGA
- a CDS encoding glycosyltransferase, translating to MKSETLTSEQFYTSNPDLNNQQALNSSIFRISNANVTSNKISERTKSKTGLFVLISTFILLFIGAYTTYQLQSDFDQFQMERINSSWGFPFLILAGVLFVFQAGVFLYNLYLYFTYKPIESVSDELLPTCTVIVPAYNEGKLVWDTLMSLADSDFPEQKMQILAVDDGSKDDTWYWMQQAKIKLGDRLTIFQQPENRGKRHALHRGFELGTGEIFVTVDSDSIVKKDTLRNLVSPFVVDEKCGAVAGNVHVLNSKKAILPKMLNVSFVMSFEFMRSAESQLGSVLCTPGAAAAYRKTSVFACLDEWINQTFMGQPSDIGEDRAMTNMILKQGQHVLFQRNAYVLTNVPEEYTGLYKMFIRWSRSNVRENIAMAKYVFTDFRSESKFGARLLFVSQSTKMIMAYPFMLFMFFFIAVHPILFLSSTLLAILIVSSFPVLFYTKRYNFADSLWAYSYSVFYTFSLFWITPYAIVTANKKGWLTRGLA from the coding sequence ATGAAAAGTGAAACCTTAACATCAGAACAGTTTTATACTTCAAATCCAGATCTTAATAACCAACAAGCCTTAAACAGTTCCATTTTTCGTATTAGTAATGCCAATGTAACTTCAAATAAAATAAGCGAGCGAACCAAAAGTAAGACGGGTTTGTTTGTACTGATAAGTACATTCATTCTATTGTTTATTGGTGCTTATACTACTTATCAGCTGCAATCTGACTTTGATCAGTTTCAGATGGAGCGAATAAATTCAAGCTGGGGATTCCCTTTCCTGATACTGGCAGGTGTATTGTTTGTGTTTCAGGCCGGAGTTTTCCTGTATAATTTATACTTGTATTTTACCTACAAACCAATTGAGTCTGTTTCGGATGAGTTGCTGCCAACTTGTACTGTGATTGTTCCGGCTTACAATGAAGGGAAGCTGGTTTGGGATACGTTGATGAGTCTGGCTGACAGTGATTTTCCGGAGCAAAAGATGCAAATATTAGCGGTTGATGACGGAAGTAAAGACGATACCTGGTACTGGATGCAGCAAGCAAAAATAAAATTGGGAGATCGTTTGACGATTTTTCAACAGCCTGAAAATAGAGGAAAACGTCACGCATTGCACCGTGGATTCGAATTGGGAACAGGAGAGATATTCGTTACGGTAGACAGCGATTCGATTGTAAAAAAAGATACTTTAAGAAACTTAGTGAGTCCGTTTGTTGTAGATGAAAAGTGTGGTGCAGTAGCCGGAAATGTTCATGTATTGAACAGCAAAAAAGCAATTTTACCTAAAATGCTGAATGTGAGTTTTGTGATGAGTTTTGAGTTTATGCGTTCTGCCGAAAGTCAGTTAGGTTCTGTGCTTTGTACTCCGGGAGCTGCTGCAGCTTACAGAAAAACCTCGGTTTTTGCTTGTCTGGACGAATGGATCAATCAAACTTTTATGGGACAGCCATCAGATATTGGTGAAGATCGTGCCATGACCAACATGATTTTGAAACAGGGACAGCATGTGTTGTTTCAGAGAAATGCATATGTATTGACTAACGTGCCGGAAGAATATACTGGATTGTATAAGATGTTTATCAGATGGAGCAGAAGTAATGTGCGTGAGAACATCGCAATGGCAAAGTATGTTTTTACCGATTTTAGAAGTGAATCTAAATTTGGAGCACGTCTTTTATTTGTGAGTCAATCGACTAAAATGATTATGGCGTATCCGTTTATGCTTTTTATGTTCTTTTTCATCGCGGTACATCCGATATTGTTTTTAAGTTCTACACTTTTAGCGATTTTAATCGTATCGAGTTTTCCGGTATTGTTTTACACCAAAAGATATAATTTTGCCGATTCGCTTTGGGCTTATTCCTACAGTGTTTTTTATACATTCAGTTTGTTTTGGATTACACCGTATGCTATTGTTACGGCCAATAAAAAAGGTTGGCTGACGCGCGGATTGGCATAG
- a CDS encoding TetR/AcrR family transcriptional regulator, whose amino-acid sequence MRARDVDKEKLVIEMAIDQIVQEGFQGFSMNKLAKACSISVGTLYIYYKDKDDLIQKIGAIIALKFFTSTVKNFSPEMSFEEGLWKQWENRANFTMKYPKEVAFFEIVKHSPHSEIILDSIQEFADFRRIMKTFIENGLRNNELIPMTFEAFWSVAYGPLYTLLNLHTEGKSMGGKPFTLTKEIMKEAFQATVKGLKP is encoded by the coding sequence ATGAGAGCAAGAGATGTCGACAAGGAAAAATTAGTAATCGAAATGGCAATTGACCAGATTGTTCAGGAAGGATTTCAGGGTTTTAGTATGAACAAGTTGGCGAAGGCCTGTTCTATTTCTGTTGGCACGCTCTACATCTATTACAAAGACAAAGATGATTTGATTCAAAAAATAGGTGCCATTATCGCGCTGAAGTTTTTTACCAGCACCGTGAAGAACTTTTCGCCCGAAATGTCATTTGAGGAAGGTTTATGGAAACAGTGGGAAAACCGCGCCAACTTTACCATGAAATATCCCAAGGAAGTTGCATTTTTTGAAATTGTCAAACATTCCCCTCATTCAGAGATCATTCTGGATTCTATTCAGGAGTTTGCAGATTTTAGAAGGATTATGAAAACGTTTATAGAAAACGGCTTGCGCAATAACGAGTTGATTCCTATGACATTTGAGGCTTTTTGGAGTGTTGCCTATGGGCCTTTGTACACTTTATTGAACTTACATACTGAAGGTAAGAGTATGGGAGGAAAACCCTTTACACTTACTAAGGAAATTATGAAAGAAGCCTTTCAGGCCACTGTAAAAGGACTAAAACCATGA
- the nagB gene encoding glucosamine-6-phosphate deaminase: protein MIKSNIDKATGFEKRFENIDTVVFENSTEASKAVAQQIAALIQSKQKNNESCVLGLATGSSPKGLYTELVRLHKEEGLSFKNVITFNLDEYYPMEPDSVNSYVRFMKELLLDQIDILPENYHIPDGKLSKEEIADYCHEYEAKIEALGGIDLQILGIGGNGHIGFNESGSLQNSKTRLVALDHITRVAASGDFSGLSNTPRTAITLGVKKIMEAKQVILMAWGEGKSNIIKKSVEGEVTNQIPASFLQEHNHVVFVLDKEASSKLTRINRPWLVEKIIWTDKLIRKAVLGLALDLKKPILMLTDADYIENGMSDLLADSGPAYDINIRIFNKLQNTITGWPGGKPNADDTNRPERAEPVRKKVLLFSPHPDDDIISMGGTFMRLQEQGHEVHVAYQTSGNIAVADDEALRFAKFVCDYNDKFKIQSIEAETICKQAEHFLKNKKASEIDIPEVRYLKGLIRKGEARATSQFVGLPEEQIHFMELPFYETGAIEKKPLGSEDIQLTMDLIEKIKPHQIYAAGDLADPHGTHKVCLDAIFEAVKTLKPKPFMNDCWVWLYRGAWQEWGIDEVEMAVPMSPDQVLAKRHGIFKHQSQKDGVVFQGTDAREFWQRAEDRNSETAQLYNQLGLSRYAAMEAFVRWEF from the coding sequence ATGATAAAAAGTAACATTGATAAAGCAACGGGTTTCGAAAAACGATTTGAAAACATCGATACGGTTGTTTTCGAAAATTCAACCGAAGCTTCAAAAGCAGTCGCTCAGCAAATTGCGGCACTTATTCAATCCAAACAAAAAAACAACGAATCTTGTGTACTAGGCTTGGCAACCGGCTCTTCTCCAAAAGGATTGTATACCGAACTGGTTCGTTTGCACAAAGAAGAAGGCTTAAGTTTTAAAAACGTAATTACTTTCAACCTCGACGAATACTATCCGATGGAACCGGATTCCGTTAACAGCTATGTTCGATTTATGAAAGAACTGTTATTGGATCAGATAGACATCTTACCTGAAAACTACCACATTCCCGACGGAAAACTATCCAAGGAAGAAATTGCTGATTACTGTCACGAGTATGAAGCTAAAATCGAAGCTTTGGGCGGAATCGATCTGCAAATTCTTGGAATCGGCGGAAACGGTCATATTGGATTTAACGAATCAGGATCGCTACAAAACTCCAAAACGCGTTTAGTAGCTTTGGATCACATTACCAGAGTAGCAGCCAGCGGAGACTTTTCCGGTCTAAGCAACACGCCAAGAACCGCTATTACACTTGGAGTTAAAAAAATAATGGAGGCCAAACAGGTCATTTTAATGGCCTGGGGAGAAGGAAAATCCAATATCATAAAAAAATCGGTTGAAGGAGAAGTAACCAATCAAATTCCCGCTTCGTTTTTACAGGAACACAACCATGTTGTTTTTGTACTGGACAAAGAAGCTTCGTCAAAACTAACGCGTATCAACAGACCCTGGCTGGTTGAAAAAATCATCTGGACCGATAAACTGATTCGAAAAGCGGTTTTAGGACTGGCACTCGATTTAAAGAAACCGATTTTGATGCTTACCGATGCCGACTATATTGAAAATGGGATGAGCGATTTACTGGCCGATTCAGGTCCGGCATACGACATTAACATCAGGATTTTCAACAAACTTCAAAATACAATCACGGGTTGGCCCGGGGGTAAACCGAATGCTGACGATACAAATCGCCCGGAAAGAGCAGAACCAGTCCGAAAAAAAGTATTGCTTTTTAGTCCGCATCCTGACGATGATATTATCAGTATGGGTGGAACTTTTATGCGTTTACAGGAACAGGGGCACGAGGTACATGTGGCCTATCAAACTTCCGGAAATATTGCCGTTGCCGACGATGAAGCCCTGAGATTTGCCAAATTTGTCTGTGATTACAATGACAAATTTAAAATACAAAGTATCGAAGCTGAAACCATCTGCAAACAAGCGGAACACTTTTTAAAAAACAAAAAAGCCAGTGAGATTGATATTCCGGAAGTTCGCTATTTAAAAGGATTGATCCGAAAAGGAGAAGCACGTGCCACCAGTCAATTTGTAGGTTTACCGGAAGAACAGATTCATTTTATGGAACTTCCTTTTTACGAAACCGGAGCGATTGAAAAAAAGCCTTTGGGCAGTGAGGATATCCAACTGACCATGGATTTAATCGAAAAAATCAAACCACATCAAATCTATGCAGCAGGAGATCTGGCCGATCCGCACGGAACGCATAAAGTATGTCTGGACGCGATCTTTGAAGCTGTAAAAACACTAAAGCCAAAACCTTTTATGAACGATTGCTGGGTGTGGCTCTACCGAGGTGCATGGCAGGAATGGGGAATCGATGAGGTCGAAATGGCCGTACCCATGAGTCCCGATCAGGTATTGGCAAAACGCCACGGAATTTTCAAACATCAGTCGCAAAAAGACGGTGTTGTTTTTCAGGGCACCGATGCCAGAGAATTTTGGCAAAGAGCCGAAGACCGAAACAGTGAAACAGCTCAATTGTACAATCAATTAGGTTTGTCACGTTACGCCGCAATGGAAGCTTTTGTACGCTGGGAATTTTAA
- a CDS encoding NmrA family transcriptional regulator, translating to MKNTNILVLGSNGKTGRRVAERLAKIDGIQTRLGSRNEKLPFDWEKPETWAAVLQGIDTVYITFQPDLAIPSATETIQNFTGLATKLGVQKMVLLSGRGEKEAQLCEEIVKSAAKNWTIIRASWFNQNFSESFFLDPILAGIVALPRAEALEPFTDADDIADVVTAALLEDKHNGQTYELTGPRLLTFQQAVNEIAKASGRNITFQGLSLEEYNQLLQEYQVPEDHIWLINYLFEQVLDGRNSSITSDIENILGRKAKDFSAYAKETAKTEIWNS from the coding sequence ATGAAAAATACAAACATTTTAGTTCTGGGTTCCAATGGAAAAACAGGACGCAGAGTAGCCGAAAGATTAGCAAAAATAGATGGCATTCAAACTCGTTTGGGTTCCCGAAATGAAAAACTACCTTTCGATTGGGAAAAACCGGAAACCTGGGCAGCTGTCCTTCAGGGCATCGATACGGTTTATATTACTTTTCAACCAGACTTAGCCATTCCTTCAGCGACAGAAACTATTCAGAATTTTACTGGTCTTGCCACAAAATTAGGTGTACAGAAAATGGTTTTACTTTCGGGAAGAGGCGAAAAAGAAGCACAGCTTTGCGAGGAAATCGTTAAATCGGCTGCCAAAAACTGGACCATTATTCGTGCCAGCTGGTTCAATCAGAACTTTAGCGAAAGTTTCTTTTTAGATCCGATATTAGCCGGAATAGTGGCCTTACCAAGGGCTGAAGCACTGGAACCTTTTACCGATGCCGATGATATTGCCGATGTGGTTACTGCCGCTCTTTTAGAAGACAAACACAACGGACAAACTTATGAATTAACCGGTCCAAGGTTATTGACTTTCCAACAAGCCGTAAATGAAATTGCCAAAGCCAGTGGTCGAAATATTACCTTTCAGGGACTATCGTTAGAAGAATACAATCAGCTTTTGCAGGAATATCAGGTTCCGGAAGATCATATTTGGCTCATCAACTATCTTTTTGAACAGGTTTTAGACGGTAGAAATTCCAGTATTACCTCAGATATAGAAAACATTTTGGGCAGAAAAGCAAAGGATTTTTCCGCCTACGCGAAAGAGACTGCCAAAACCGAAATCTGGAATTCCTAA
- the nagA gene encoding N-acetylglucosamine-6-phosphate deacetylase → MKQAIINATVHTGDEIITNGVIIIENGIILSVQKETPHDIETIDLKGKHIAAGFIDIQINGGEKLYFSQTPTEETIQDIYDTSLQYGTTHILPCLISSSRETIINGIEAVRSYMKKHSNGVIGMHLEGPFLNPLKRGAHPIDQVRKPTNEELEEIIRLGKDVIKVITIAPECFTEEQLNMLIESGIVISIGHSTVTHKEAQVYFSKGIKLVTHLFNAMTQFGHREPGLVGATFENENVYAPVILDGAHCDYTAAKLAYRLKQDKFFLISDATFLGRKITHFKWDNFDAYLEDGFYRNSEGSLAGATISMLEAVQNAYNHLGVSADEAIQMATSRVAAAIGLEDQIGKIKPGFPASFVQFNDDLSEIKTLNFSKTPFFIS, encoded by the coding sequence ATGAAACAAGCCATTATCAATGCCACTGTACACACTGGTGACGAAATTATTACCAACGGAGTCATCATCATTGAAAACGGAATCATCCTTTCTGTTCAAAAAGAAACTCCACATGATATTGAAACGATTGATTTGAAAGGAAAACATATTGCTGCCGGATTTATTGATATTCAAATCAACGGAGGCGAAAAATTGTATTTCAGTCAAACCCCTACCGAAGAAACCATTCAGGACATTTATGATACAAGTCTTCAATACGGTACGACTCATATACTCCCATGTTTGATTTCTTCTTCAAGAGAAACTATCATAAACGGAATTGAAGCGGTACGCAGTTACATGAAAAAGCACTCCAACGGTGTAATAGGAATGCATCTGGAAGGCCCTTTTCTGAATCCGTTAAAACGTGGCGCACATCCTATTGATCAGGTTCGTAAACCTACTAACGAGGAACTTGAAGAAATTATCCGATTAGGGAAAGATGTTATAAAAGTAATCACCATTGCCCCGGAATGCTTTACTGAAGAACAACTCAACATGTTGATTGAAAGCGGCATTGTAATTTCGATCGGACATTCGACCGTAACCCACAAAGAAGCGCAGGTTTATTTCTCAAAAGGAATTAAACTTGTCACTCATTTATTCAATGCAATGACACAATTCGGACATCGTGAACCGGGTTTGGTTGGTGCCACTTTTGAAAATGAAAATGTATATGCTCCGGTTATTTTAGACGGTGCACATTGTGATTATACTGCTGCGAAATTGGCCTACAGATTAAAACAGGATAAATTCTTTTTGATTAGTGATGCTACTTTTCTGGGGCGAAAAATTACCCATTTCAAATGGGATAATTTCGATGCGTATCTTGAAGACGGCTTTTACCGAAACAGCGAAGGCAGTCTGGCCGGAGCAACAATCTCGATGCTGGAAGCCGTTCAGAATGCTTACAATCATCTGGGAGTTTCAGCAGACGAAGCCATTCAAATGGCCACTTCACGCGTTGCCGCTGCAATAGGTCTGGAAGATCAAATTGGAAAAATAAAGCCCGGATTTCCTGCAAGTTTTGTTCAGTTCAATGATGATTTATCTGAAATAAAAACCTTAAATTTTTCGAAAACACCGTTTTTTATTTCATAG
- a CDS encoding MFS transporter, whose amino-acid sequence MKKNTTESPAFSTHQKIIIAILALLQFTVILDFMVISPLGDILMKTLNMTPANFGFTVSAYAFSAGASGLLAAGFADKFDRKKLLIFFYIGFIIGTVFCALSTSYVMLLLARIVTGLFGGVIGSVSLAIVTDLFVIHQRGRVMGFIQMAFASSQILGIPVGLYFANHWGWHSAFIMIAVLAVLILIAIITQMKPITKHLEVQSDKSPFLHLWHTLSNKQYQVGFMSIAFLSVGGFMLQPFGSAFLVNNIHISQLELPMVFFFTGLSVLFIMPLVGKLSDKVSKFKLFAAGSVLSVIMIIIYTNLGPVPLWQIVVLTMIMFMGIMSRMIPATTLNTAIPGLEDRGAYMSISSSLQQIAGGIAAVCAGFIVHQKTKTSPLENYDILGYVIAVITLSTIFLIWRVNKLVKSKDTVASTPIPEMAEV is encoded by the coding sequence ATGAAAAAAAACACTACAGAAAGCCCGGCTTTCTCGACACATCAAAAAATCATTATTGCGATATTAGCGCTTTTGCAGTTCACCGTGATACTCGATTTTATGGTTATTTCTCCCTTAGGAGATATTTTAATGAAAACCCTGAACATGACACCGGCAAATTTTGGTTTTACCGTTTCTGCCTACGCCTTTAGTGCGGGAGCTTCAGGATTACTCGCTGCAGGTTTTGCAGATAAGTTTGACCGAAAGAAACTTTTAATTTTCTTTTATATCGGATTTATTATTGGTACCGTTTTCTGCGCACTTTCAACCAGTTATGTAATGCTGTTATTGGCAAGGATTGTAACCGGACTTTTCGGAGGGGTAATAGGATCTGTTTCCCTGGCAATTGTAACGGATTTGTTTGTGATTCACCAACGCGGACGTGTGATGGGATTTATTCAAATGGCATTTGCTTCCAGTCAGATTTTAGGAATTCCGGTAGGCTTGTATTTTGCCAATCACTGGGGATGGCATTCGGCTTTTATTATGATTGCAGTTCTGGCCGTATTGATTCTTATTGCCATTATCACTCAGATGAAACCGATCACCAAACATTTAGAAGTGCAGTCAGACAAAAGTCCTTTTTTACATCTGTGGCATACCCTGAGTAACAAGCAATACCAAGTTGGTTTTATGTCTATTGCTTTTCTTTCGGTTGGAGGTTTTATGCTACAGCCGTTTGGAAGTGCCTTTTTAGTCAACAATATTCATATCAGTCAGCTCGAATTGCCAATGGTCTTTTTCTTTACCGGACTTTCGGTACTTTTCATCATGCCTTTGGTGGGTAAGTTGAGTGATAAAGTCAGTAAGTTCAAACTGTTTGCGGCCGGATCTGTACTTTCGGTTATTATGATTATCATTTACACCAATCTTGGTCCGGTGCCTCTTTGGCAAATCGTAGTGCTTACTATGATTATGTTTATGGGTATTATGAGTCGAATGATCCCTGCCACAACATTAAATACAGCTATTCCCGGATTGGAAGATCGTGGTGCTTATATGTCGATCTCGTCTTCTTTGCAGCAAATTGCAGGTGGAATTGCCGCGGTTTGTGCCGGGTTTATTGTACATCAGAAAACAAAGACATCACCTCTCGAAAACTATGATATTTTAGGATATGTAATTGCGGTAATTACACTTTCGACAATATTTTTGATTTGGAGAGTCAATAAACTGGTGAAATCAAAAGATACAGTTGCTTCTACTCCGATTCCGGAAATGGCAGAAGTTTAA
- a CDS encoding DUF5367 domain-containing protein, whose amino-acid sequence MKHLRGILSGCIVWLCVSISFYLLGNTPLLKDYFLIQAAIVMVLIVFYAIVGAKFYYQKKYNINGFTLGVLMSGTALFLDVLITVPFVEIPEGRSYESFFTSPILWTLAFINAFSVYWYWHRKIKTS is encoded by the coding sequence ATGAAACATCTCAGAGGAATACTTTCCGGTTGTATCGTTTGGTTGTGCGTCAGTATTTCCTTTTATCTTTTAGGGAATACTCCCCTTCTGAAAGATTATTTTCTAATACAAGCCGCAATCGTTATGGTACTTATCGTTTTTTATGCCATCGTTGGCGCAAAATTCTATTATCAGAAAAAATACAACATCAACGGTTTTACACTTGGAGTATTAATGTCGGGAACAGCATTGTTTTTGGACGTTTTGATAACCGTTCCTTTTGTTGAAATTCCCGAAGGACGAAGTTATGAGAGCTTTTTCACCAGTCCAATTTTATGGACACTGGCTTTTATAAACGCATTTTCGGTTTACTGGTATTGGCACAGAAAAATAAAAACCTCCTAA
- a CDS encoding helix-turn-helix domain-containing protein, giving the protein MTTDIIELNDFIVLIEQSNTSKTFIQQCEIDGDAVGFAFYGSGNVELEIKHNNQTKYLTNTTGLAICFFGNQKVEFSHKIEPDKPLQSISIFTKPKHLHSLPQAEKEIFENYLPELLNPQEHFVQGPSFYMTLEMQVAVQKIFNTTYTGNTRLLFLRSQVNELLAHFYALLATGTKIDLSEIDKNKLFKAKEIVTNSYSKPPSITQLSQMVGLNSNKLKKNFKELFGIPVFKFVQEERLHKAYELLRDNEKTVQESAWEVGYDSLSSFSNAFHKKFGMRPNEVRQQFFSNKS; this is encoded by the coding sequence ATGACAACAGACATTATAGAATTAAATGATTTTATTGTTTTAATCGAACAATCGAATACCTCTAAGACTTTCATACAGCAATGTGAAATCGACGGAGATGCTGTTGGCTTTGCCTTTTATGGTTCCGGAAATGTTGAACTGGAAATCAAACACAACAATCAGACTAAATATCTGACCAATACAACCGGACTCGCCATTTGTTTTTTTGGCAATCAAAAGGTCGAGTTCTCACATAAAATAGAACCTGATAAACCTCTACAGTCCATTAGCATCTTCACTAAACCAAAACATTTACATTCCCTGCCTCAGGCCGAGAAAGAAATTTTTGAAAATTACCTTCCTGAATTATTAAATCCGCAGGAACATTTTGTGCAAGGGCCTTCCTTTTATATGACTTTGGAAATGCAGGTAGCGGTTCAAAAGATTTTCAATACCACCTACACCGGCAATACGAGATTACTGTTTTTAAGAAGTCAGGTCAACGAACTTTTGGCTCACTTCTATGCGTTGCTCGCAACAGGTACCAAAATTGATCTTTCAGAAATTGATAAAAACAAACTTTTCAAAGCAAAAGAAATTGTAACCAACAGCTATTCAAAACCGCCATCGATCACACAATTATCGCAAATGGTAGGCTTGAACAGTAACAAACTAAAAAAGAATTTTAAAGAACTTTTTGGCATTCCTGTTTTTAAATTCGTTCAGGAAGAAAGACTGCACAAGGCTTACGAATTATTACGTGACAACGAAAAAACAGTTCAGGAATCAGCCTGGGAGGTGGGTTACGACAGTCTGAGTTCGTTTTCGAATGCCTTTCATAAAAAATTTGGTATGCGTCCGAATGAAGTTCGGCAGCAATTCTTTTCAAACAAATCATAA